The following proteins are encoded in a genomic region of Dioscorea cayenensis subsp. rotundata cultivar TDr96_F1 chromosome 8, TDr96_F1_v2_PseudoChromosome.rev07_lg8_w22 25.fasta, whole genome shotgun sequence:
- the LOC120266614 gene encoding probable serine/threonine-protein kinase PBL28 isoform X1, whose translation MPFNLVSAWNKRRRSKSHDQIDPWIYKPVELWQLNDQSPPTKRRNCSSVFTLKEMEEATCSFSDKNLIGKGGFGRVYKGVLRDGEVVAIKKMELPPCRHADGDREFRVEVDILSRLDHPNLVTLIGYCVDGKDRFLVYEYMPRGNLQDLLNGINEVKMEWPLRLKVALGAAKGLAYLHSSPAVGIPIVHRDLKSTNILLSEHFEAKISDFGLAKLMPEGQDILATTRVLGTFGYFDPEYALTGKLTLQSDVYAFGVVLLELLTGRRAVELTQCTTDQNLIFQVRHLLNDRKRLRNVIDPDMSRSSYTMESMALFADLAARCVRIESSGRPSMEQCVKELQVIVYANMRK comes from the exons ATCAAATTGATCCAT GGATATACAAGCCTGTGGAGCTTTGGCAACTCAATGATCAAAGCCCACCTACTAAACGGCGCAATTGCTCATCAGTGTTCACTCTTAAGGAAATGGAGGAAGCCACTTGTTCATTCAGTGATAAGAACTTGATTGGAAAAGGCGGGTTTGGTCGAGTATATAAAGGAGTTCTAAGGGATGGAGAG GTTgttgcaattaagaaaatggAGCTGCCACCATGTAGGCATGCCGACGGAGACCGTGAGTTTCGTGTTGAAGTTGACATTCTAAGCAGACTAGATCATCCAAATCTAGTGACTCTGATCGGCTATTGTGTCGATGGCAAGGATAGGTTCTTAGTGTATGAATATATGCCCAGAGGAAATCTGCAAGATCTTTTGAATG GGATTAACGAAGTGAAAATGGAGTGGCCATTAAGACTCAAAGTAGCACTTGGAGCAGCAAAGGGTCTTGCTTATCTCCATTCAAGCCCTGCAGTTGGCATTCCTATTGTGCATAGAGATTTGAAGTCCACCAACATTCTCTTGAGTGAACACTTTGAAGCAAAG ATATCTGATTTTGGCCTTGCAAAGTTGATGCCAGAGGGTCAGGACATATTGGCAACCACAAGAGTACTTGGTACATTTGGTTATTTTGATCCAGAGTACGCATTG ACAGGAAAGCTCACATTACAAAGTGACGTCTATGCATTTGGTGTTGTTCTTCTCGAATTGTTAACAGGCCGAAGAGCGGTAGAATTAACACAATGTACTACAGATCAAAATCTAATATTTCAG GTCCGGCATTTATTGAATGACCGAAAACGATTGCGCAATGTGATTGATCCTGACATGTCCAGGAGTTCATATACAATGGAATCAATGGCATTGTTTGCCGATCTCGCCGCACGTTGTGTTCGTATTGAAAGCAGTGGCAGACCTTCCATGGAACAATGTGTGAAAGAACTTCAAGTGATTGTATATgcaaatatgagaaaataa
- the LOC120266614 gene encoding probable serine/threonine-protein kinase PBL28 isoform X2 — protein sequence MEEATCSFSDKNLIGKGGFGRVYKGVLRDGEVVAIKKMELPPCRHADGDREFRVEVDILSRLDHPNLVTLIGYCVDGKDRFLVYEYMPRGNLQDLLNGINEVKMEWPLRLKVALGAAKGLAYLHSSPAVGIPIVHRDLKSTNILLSEHFEAKISDFGLAKLMPEGQDILATTRVLGTFGYFDPEYALTGKLTLQSDVYAFGVVLLELLTGRRAVELTQCTTDQNLIFQVRHLLNDRKRLRNVIDPDMSRSSYTMESMALFADLAARCVRIESSGRPSMEQCVKELQVIVYANMRK from the exons ATGGAGGAAGCCACTTGTTCATTCAGTGATAAGAACTTGATTGGAAAAGGCGGGTTTGGTCGAGTATATAAAGGAGTTCTAAGGGATGGAGAG GTTgttgcaattaagaaaatggAGCTGCCACCATGTAGGCATGCCGACGGAGACCGTGAGTTTCGTGTTGAAGTTGACATTCTAAGCAGACTAGATCATCCAAATCTAGTGACTCTGATCGGCTATTGTGTCGATGGCAAGGATAGGTTCTTAGTGTATGAATATATGCCCAGAGGAAATCTGCAAGATCTTTTGAATG GGATTAACGAAGTGAAAATGGAGTGGCCATTAAGACTCAAAGTAGCACTTGGAGCAGCAAAGGGTCTTGCTTATCTCCATTCAAGCCCTGCAGTTGGCATTCCTATTGTGCATAGAGATTTGAAGTCCACCAACATTCTCTTGAGTGAACACTTTGAAGCAAAG ATATCTGATTTTGGCCTTGCAAAGTTGATGCCAGAGGGTCAGGACATATTGGCAACCACAAGAGTACTTGGTACATTTGGTTATTTTGATCCAGAGTACGCATTG ACAGGAAAGCTCACATTACAAAGTGACGTCTATGCATTTGGTGTTGTTCTTCTCGAATTGTTAACAGGCCGAAGAGCGGTAGAATTAACACAATGTACTACAGATCAAAATCTAATATTTCAG GTCCGGCATTTATTGAATGACCGAAAACGATTGCGCAATGTGATTGATCCTGACATGTCCAGGAGTTCATATACAATGGAATCAATGGCATTGTTTGCCGATCTCGCCGCACGTTGTGTTCGTATTGAAAGCAGTGGCAGACCTTCCATGGAACAATGTGTGAAAGAACTTCAAGTGATTGTATATgcaaatatgagaaaataa